Genomic segment of Kingella negevensis:
GCGCGAATGCGTACACGGCGTGAATGGGGCGGCGTAAGCGGCGCGGCAAGATGATTGAGCCGACGGGGAAGTTTTCGTAATGGTTTGGGGTGGTCATTTGGGATTACTCCTTGTTTTTCAGGCTGCGTTTTATCATATCGCAGCCTGAAAATAAAATATAGTTAATGCACTTATCTTTTAATACGGCGTTGCTAACGTCCTTACATACTATTCGTACACGGCGGGCGTTGTCGCCTTGTCTTAAAAAATAATTGCATCAACTATATAAATGCAGCCTGAAAACTATCTTCAGGCTGCATTGTTATTGGATTACTTCGCAACTGAATCCGTTGAAGTGCGTTGCTCTGGCTCAAGATTCACAGCCGCGCCTTGGCTGGGCAGCCATTTTTTCTCAACGCGCCATTTGCCTGCTTCATCTTCCACGCGCACATACCAGTGAATGGCTTTGCCCAACGGTTTCAATACCGCCAAATATTCTGCTTTGTCGCCTGAAGTGGGCGAATTGGCGGCTTTCAAGCGCACAATTTGGTCGAGTGCTTTTTGGGCTGGGTGTTGCATGAGCAGATTAAGCGGCTGTGTACGGTCAAAATCGCCACTCACAAATACTTTCGCGGCTGAGCCGTCATCGTTAAACAACACTTGCGCGGTAATGTGCCGTTTACTGGCTTCCACATCACGCTCAATTTGCATGTTGATGTATTTGCCCTCTTTGTAATAGTCGTCAGTAACCATGTCATCATGCCCGTTTTGCGCTATCCAAAAGGTTACGAAACCTGCAATTACAACAATAATCGGTCCTGTCATCAACATCCAGAAAATGGGTTGCTTAAACCACGGCGCGTTATTATCTGTCATACCTTATTCCCCAATAAAAATCGATTTTTCTGTGATTTCACGCGCTTCGCTTTCAGGCTGCCCTTGAATGCGATATTTAAACGTGAAGACAATCGGGTGGCTGCCTTTGTCTGCATATTCAGGCTGCGTAACCACTTGCACAGGCACGGTTATGATTTCGCCTGCTTTTAGCACCACGCCACCTTCTGGCAAACCTGTTACGGCAATGTCTTCAAAACCTGCCACGCTGGCAGTAACCACTTGCACTTTGTCGCTGGCGTTGCTGATACTTAAGTTATACGCATTTTCCAGCAGACCTTGCTTGTTCTCACGCACCATTACGCCACGATCTTTAATCACGTCAATTTGAATGGTTTGGCGTGTAGCAATGCCAGTAAACAAGCCAATCACGGCAATCGCCAAAAAGCCACCATACCACACCACTTTCGGGCGCGTTAAGCGTTTTTTAATGTCTTTGTCTTCGTATTCGTGTTTCAAAACCGCTTCGGTGGTGTAACGAATCAAGCCGCGTGGATAGCCCATTTTGTCCATGATTTCATCACACGCGTCAATACACGCTGCGCAGCCGATACATTGGTATTGCAAGCCGTCTCGAATATCAATCCCTGTTGGGCAGACTTGCACGCAAGCGGTACAGTTAATGCAATCGCCCATATTGTTTTCGCCGCGTTCTGCGTTTTTCTTACGTGCACCGCGTGGTTCGCCGCGTTCGGTGTCGTATGAAATTATCAAAGTATCGTGGTCAAACATCGCGCTTTGGAAACGGGCATATGGACACATGTGCAAACACACTTGTTCGCGCATAATGTGTCCAAACAACCATGTGACAAAGCCGTAAAATGCCGCTGTTCCCAACGCAACCGAGCCTGCCGTACCGTTGAAAATCGCTGGCACAAATTCACGAATCGGAGTGAACCAGCCTGCGAATGTAATCCCTGTCCACGCAGACACGACAAAAATCAGCAAATATTTCAGAGCTTTGATACGAATTTTGCGCGCATTCCATGGCTCTTTATCCAATTTCAAACGCTTGTTGCGGTCACCCTCAACCAAGTGGTCAATCCACAACATCACTTCTGTGTAAACGGTTTGCGGACACGAATAACCGCACCACAAACGCCCTGCAATCGTTGTCCACCAAAACAAGCCAAACGCGGACACAATCAGCAAACCTGTGAGATACAGCAAATCGGCGGCTTCTAGCACCATGCCGAAAATATAAAAATGCACGTCTTCAAGGCTGAACAGCACGGCTTGGCGATTGTTCCAGTTAATCCACGGCATGCCGAAGAAAAAGAGCTGCGTGGCGGCAATCATCAACACGCGCGCGTTGGCAAAACGCCCTTTTGCCATTTTCGGGTGAATGCGTTTTGCGCCTTGATAGAGCTGAATGGTTTGTTCTTTAACAGGTTTTTTTTGTTCTGTTTTAGACATGGTTTGTGCTCCTGTGTTTTTTAATGTACAAATTATACTCTGATTAAATTGTGTAAAAATAAATTAACTTCATAGCTGGATTACATAACAAAAAACAGTCTGAAATCTTTGCGAAACTTGTGTAAGGTGGGATTTACCCCACAAAAACAATAGCAAAATTTATTTTCAGGCTGCAAAATCGTTCAAAATGGTGGGATAAATCCCACCTTACGAGATTTCGCAAGATTTGCAGCCTGAAAATATAAAACGCAGCCTGAAAACCAAATTTCAGGCTGCGTTTATGTTGGATTACGCCAATTTCTCACGAATAATATTTTTCACAATATCCGCATTCGCATCAATCACTTGCACACGTTGCGGCAAATCTTCCAAACCGTTCAACTTCTCAGGGCGCGGAATGTTCACTTCGCCCACAGCTTCGTGAATCGTTTTATCAAATTTCGCTGCCAACGCAGTTTCCAAGCAAACAATCGTTTCGGCTGTTTGACGTAATTCACGCGCCACTTTCACACCGTCCGCCGTGTGTGGGTCGAGCAATTCGCCGTCTGTTTCGTAAACTGATTTGATGATTGCTAAGCGGTCTGCGTGGGTGCTGCTGCCTGAAACGAAGCCGTATTTTTCACGAATTTCTGGCAACTGGTCTTTCAAATTAAAGCCGTTGCCTTGCGCCACTTGCGTCCACAAATCTTGTACTTTGGCAGAATCACGCGCCATTAAGTCAAACACAAAACGCTCAAAATTGGACGCTTTGGAAATGTCCATGCTTGGGCTAGAAGTGACATAAGTGTGCGCGGTGTCGCGTGGGCTGTATTGCCCTGTTTTGAAAAATTCATCTAACACGTTGTTTTCATTGGTAGCAACGATTAAGCGGTCAATCGGCAAGCCCATTTGTTTGGCGATGTGTCCTGCGCAGATGTTACCAAAATTGCCGCTTGGCACGCAGAAGCTGACGCGTTCGCTGTTGTTTTTCGTGGCGCGGAAATAGCCTGCGAAGTAGTAAACCACTTGCGCGACAATGCGTCCCCAGTTAATGCTGTTTACGGTGCTGATATGGTATTTCGCTTTAAATTCGGCATCGTTTTGCACGGCTTTGACGATGTCTTGGCAGTCGTCAAACATGCCGCGCACGGCGATGTTAATGATGTTTTCGTCTTGCAGGCTATACATTTGGGCTCGTTGAAAATCGGACATTTTGCCGTCTGGTGAAAGCATAAATATGTTCACGCCTTTTTTGCCGCGCAAGGCGTATTCTGCGGCTGAACCTGTGTCGCCGCTGGTTGCGCCGAGAATGTTTAAGGTTTTGTTTTCTTTAGCTAATACGTATTCAAACATATTGCCTAAAAATTGCATTGCCATGTCTTTAAACGCGAGGGTTGGGCCGTTGGACAGGGCTTCGATTTTGATGCCGTCTTTCAGGCTGCGTACTGGGGTGATTTCGCTTGTGCCGAAGGTTTCTTCGATGTAGGTGCGAGCGAGAATGTCGTGCAAATCTTGGGCAGGAATGTCGGTGGCAAATAGGCTGATGATTTCAAAGGCGAGATTTTTGTAGCTTAAGTTGCGCCAGTTGTTCAGCATGATTTCGGAAACTTGTGGATAGGTTTCAGGCATCATTAAGCCGCCGTCTGGTGCTAACCCCATGAGTAGGGCTTGGCTGAAGGTTTTGGGTTCGGTTTGTCCGCGTGTGCTGATGAAGTTCATGGGGTTGTCTTTCTGAAATGGGTTTGAAAATACAGCCTGAAAAGTTTTCAGGCTGCGTGTGGTTTATTTTGTGAACAATTTTTTGTAGCAAGCAGTTACGGTTTTGGTGGTTACGTCTGTGGCTACTTTCACGCGACCTGTCTCAGTCAGCAATTGTGGCAAGTCGGCGGCGGTAATTTGATTAGGTGCTTCTTCGCTCACGCAACCGCAAATTTTGTTTTCCCACTCTGTTTGTTGCGCTTGGCTCATGGCTAGAGCTGCTAAACGCCATTCTGAACGACCTTGCAATTCTGTAGTGCATTTGTTTTGCACGTACATTTGTACGGCTGATTTGCCTAAGCTACTGGCACTCAAGCCGCCCGTGCTACTTGTGTCTGATGTGCCGCTGGCGCATGCTGACAATAAAATGGCTGTGATTAGGGTTGTTGCGATTTTTTTCATGTTTTGATTTCCTGTGTTAAAAAATGGAAATTTTCAGGCTGCCTGAATGGTATGAAGTATATCAAGAATTTCCAAAGGTTTGTTTGCGACAAAATCATATCCCCATGTTTCGGGTTTATCGTCTGCGCCAATATAGCCCCACGCGGCGAAAATGGTTTTCATGCCTGCGTTGCGACCTGCTTGTATGTCGCGCTCTGCGTCGCCAATGTAAATGCAGTTTTCAGGCTGCACTTGGGTTTGTTCGCAGGCGTATAACATAGGCTGGGTGCTGGGTTTGGCTTCGGCGCAAGTATCGCCGCTCACAATCACGGCTGGTGGCGTGATAAAGCCGAGTTTGGGGACAAGGCGGTTGGTGAAATTTTGATGTTTGTTGGTGATGATGCCCCATGCGATGTGTTGTTTTTGCAACTCTGCCAGCACGGTGTTGATTTCAGGAAACAGCACGGTTTCGTGGTCTAAGCATTGTTCGTATTCGGCAAGATAGGCTTGTTTCCATTGCTCAAAATCGGGGTGGCTTGGCGTGATATTTGCGCCAAGTTTGAGAAAGGCGGCTGAACCGTGGCTGGCGATGGGACGGATTTTTTCAATGGACTGTTCGGGAAGATTGTGTTTGCGCAATAAGTGGTTAAGTGCGCCGCCTAAGTCTAATGCGGTGTCGGCAAGTGTGCCGTCTAGGTCAAAAAAAATGGCTTGGATTTGGGGCATTATTATTCCTTGTAAGAGTTTTCAGGCTGCAAAATTGTAGCTTAATTCAAATACTAAACGCAGCCTGAAAACTCTTTTCAGGCTGCGTTTTTCAGACCGCGTTACTTTTCATTCTAATACACAATTTATTCTGCGTTAAGCACAAATTTTCAAAGTGTTGTAATTGTGTTTTGCATTTGATTTTTCTGAAAATTTGTTGGCAAAGTATGTTAAATTTAAATCTTTCAGGCTGCCTGAAAAAATTTCACATACGAAAGGGATAAACATGAAAATTACCAGTCAATGGTTAGAAAAACGCTGCTTTGTGGCGGCAAATGAACACGGCAACAGCATTGTGATGGACGGCACACCTGCCAGCGAAGGGCTGAAGCGTGGCGCGAGTCCGATGGAAGTTTTGCTGATGGGCGCGGCAGGTTGCTCTAGCATTGATGTGATTGGCGCGTTGCAAGAGCAACAGCAAGATGTGTTAGATTGCATCACAACGGTGGAAGGCGAACGCGCGGAAACATCGCCACGCTATTTCACTCAAATTCATTTGCATTTCAAGGTAGTAGGACGCAATTTGCAGCCTGAATTGGTGGCTAAAGCGGTGCAGGAATCGGCGGATAAATATTGTTCGGCTTGCGCAACTTTGGGCAAGGCGGCAAAAATGTCTTATAGCCATGAAATTGTAATAGGCTAATTAAAAGCAGCCTGAAAAGTAGTTCTACAAAATAATGAGGGTATCATCATGGCACTTTGGACAATTTGGTTAATCGCTGCGGCTTTGATTTTCACGGCGGAAATGTTTACGGGGACTGTATATCTTTTGGTGTTGGCTGGGGCTTTGGCTTGCTCTGGTGCGTTGATTTGGCTGCTGGATTTGGGTGTTTCAACGGCTTTGCTTTACACGGGTTTTTTGTCTTTGATGGGCATTTGCTTGGTGCAATTTGGGCGCGGTAGTCGATTGTCTAAACATGGTGATGATTTTGATGTGGGCGAATTGGTGCAGATTGAGCAGCCTTTGGGCAATGGTCGCTGGCGTGTGTTTTATCGCGGCACGACTTGGGAGGCGCGTCCTATTCGAGGCGAGGAGTTTCAAATGGGCGATTCTGCGCAAATTTGTGGGAAAGATGGCATTGTTTTGCTGATTAAAGCGGTTTGATTTTTTCAGGCTGCCTGAAATATTTTTTATTTTTTAAGGAGAGTTTTATGGGATTGTTGCCGTTAGTGATTTTGGTGGCTTTGGTGGTATTGGGTTTCAAATCGTTCAAAGTTGTGCCGCAACAAGAGGCACATATTGTAGAGCGTTTGGGGAAATTTCATCAAACGCTGAACCCTGGGTTGAATATTCTTGTGCCGTTTTTAGACCGCGTGGCGTATAAACATTCGCTGAAAGAAATTCCTTTGGACGTGCCAAGTCAGGTGTGTATCACGCGTGATAATACGCAATTAACGGTGGACGGGATTTTGTATTTTCAGGTAACTGACCCAAAACGTGCGTCTTATGGTTCAAGCAATTATATTTTGGCGATTACGCAGTTGGCACAGACTACTTTGCGCTCTGTGATTGGTCGCATGGAATTGGACAAAACTTTTGAGGAACGCGATGATATTAACCGCACGGTGGTGGCTTCTTTGGACGAGGCGGCGGTTTCCTGGGGCGTTAAAGTGTTGCGTTACGAAATTAAAGACTTAGTGCCGCCACAAGAAATTTTGCGTTCTATGCAGGCGCAAATCACAGCAGAACGTGAAAAACGGGCGCGTATCGCTCAATCTGAGGGTTTGAAAATTGAGCAAATCAATTTGGCTTCGGGTGAACGTGAGTCTGAAATTAAAAAATCTGAGGGTGAAGCGCAAGCGGCTATCAATGCGTCTAAAGGTGAAAAAATCGCGCAAATTAATCGCGCGGAGGGTGAAGCTGAGGCAATGCGTTTGGTGGCTCAAGCCAGTGCGGACGCGATTAAAATTGTGGCGGCTGCGATTCAATCGCCAGGTGGCAATGAAGCGGTGAAATTGAAAGTGGCTGAGCAATATGTGGAAGCGTTTAGCAAATTAGCCAAAGAAAACAATACGATGATTATGCCTGCGAATGTGGCAGATGTGGGAAGTTTGGTCGCGGCTGGTATGAGTATTGTGAATCAGACTAAGCAGTCTTAAACAAATGAAAAAGCAGCCTGAAAAATTATTTTCAGGCTGCTTTTTTTATAGTTAGTTTAAATCTTGTTTAATCAACTAAATTAGATTTTTTTACCGCTTACAGTAGCTACTGCCAAGTTGCTGTTGCGTTTCAATGCAACGCTTTGAACGCCTTCTGGGTAAGTCAAATCAGACAAGTGCAAGATGTCGCCAGCTACCACTTTTTCACAATCCAATTCCAAACCAGCAGGGATTTGTTTAGGATTAACGATTGCATCAACCACTGTTACCAACAATGATACGCGACCGCTTTGCAATTTAACTGCGCGAGATTTTTCTGCATTTACAACGTGCACAGGCAATTTCATGCGTACAGGTTGGTTTACATCAATTGCTTGGAAATCGATGTGCGTTACTTGGCGTTTAACTGGGTGCATTTGGTAATCACGAACGATAACGTCTTGTTCTTTACCATCAATGCTCAATTTCAACACTTGAGTGAAGAATGCTTCTTTTTGCAAAGCGAAGTACATTTCTTTGTGGTCTACTGTAATCGCTTTAGTTTCGCCCAAACCGTAAACAACGGCTGGCACTTTGCTGTCATGACGCAGGCGGCGGCTCGCACCAGTACCTTGCTCTGAACGGATAGTTGCTTGAATAACTGTCATGTTAATTCCTTAAAGGGTTAGTTAAAAAAATGTCGCCACCAAGCTGCGACCAACTCTGCGACAAAGCAACAAACTGCCTGAAAACATTTTCAGGCAGCCTGAAATTTATGAACCGCGCATTATACTACAGAAATAATGGATTAGATTGCATTAAATCTTCATTAAATAGATAAGACACTGATTCTTCGTTAGAAATACGGCGAATTGTTTCTGCTAACAATCCTGCAATTGACACTTGGCGAATTTTTGGACTGGCTTTTGCAGCGTCTGATAACGGAATAGTGTCCGTAATCACCACTTGGTCAATATCAGAAGTATTCAAACGTTCAACTGCACCGCCTGAGAATACTGGGTGTGTAGCATAAGCCAACACGCGTTCTGCACCACGCTCTTTCAATGCTGAAGCTGCTTTGCACAAAGTGTTTGCCGTATCAATCATATCATCCACCAGCAAGCATGTTTTGCCGCTCACATCACCGATGATATTCATCACTTCTGCAACATTGGCTTTGGGACGACGTTTATCAATAATCGCCAAATCTGTATCCAACATTTTAGCAACCGCACGCGCACGCACCACGCCGCCAATATCAGGACTAACCACCAGCAAGTTATCAATGCGTTGAGCCATGATGTCTTGCGTTAAAGTTGGCGTTGCGTAAATATTATCCACAGGGATATTAAAGAAACCTTGAATTTGGTCGGCATGCAAGTCCACAGTCAAAACGCGGTCAATACCGCCTGCTTCTAACATATTGGCAACCAATCGCGCTGAAATCGGCACACGCGCTGAACGTGGACGACGGTCTTGGCGAGCATAACCAAAATAAGGAATGGCAGCGGTAATACGCCCTGCTGATGCACGACGTAACGCATCTGCCATCGTTAAGATTTCCATCAGGTTATCGTTTGTTGGTGCGCAAGTCGGTTGCAAGATGAATACATCGCGACCGCGCACATTTTCCAACAATTCAACAGCGATTTCGCCATCGGAGAATTTTTTTACAGAAGCATTGCCTAGAGTGGTATCTAAGTGTTTTGCCACTCTTGCAGCCATTTCTGGGTTGGCGTTGCCTGTGAACACCATTAAGCTATCGTTAGCCATTTCTTCGTCACCTGAGTGTTTGATTGGGTTTTTAGGATTGGGGAACATTGGTTTCCCTTTCACAACAAATGTTACACACAGAAACCTTTGTAAAACTTCAGATTTGAGCAGTTTTCAAAGCTATAGCAGCGCAAAAAGCGACTACATACATCAAGTACGTTGAGCTTTTGAGCAGCGCGTGGCAAAGAAAAATGCTAAAGATGAAGATTTTTCAAAGGTTTCATACCCTTTTTTTGGGCAGCCGATATTATACGCGATTGTGTGATTGCATTGAAGTAGGAACGATTTGATATTTTCAGGCAGCCTGAAAAAAGAATAAGCGCGTATGAAAAAACATACACGCTTGAATCTGGCTGGGGTGGAAGGATTCGAACCTTCGCATGCTGGAATCAAAATCCAGTGTCTTAACCGCTTGACGACACCCCAATAAGAAAGACGACACCCCAATAAGAAAGGGCTTTGGCTGGGGAGGAAGGATTCGAACCTTCGCATGCTGGAATCAAAATCCAGTGTCTTAACCGCTTGACGACTCCCCAACTTGTTTTCACAAAATTAGTGAAGCGCGAATTATGCTGTTTTTGTTACTTTGCGTCAAGCTTTTTTCTTGAATATTAATTTATCTATTTGATAATAATGGATATAAAGGGTGTTTATCAATCGCTTGCACACACCAGCTTTGTAAACTTTCAGACAACATTTTTTGAATTTCCTGCGTTTGTTCAACGGATTCACAAGGTAAGAACAAACACGCACCCGAACCCGTCATTCTCGGCTCACCATGTTTTGCCAATTCCGCAAACGCAGCCTGAACCTTCGGATAATCTTGTAGAACAACGGCTTGCATATCATTTCGCAAAGGCTGTAAGTTTACCCAAGTAGGATTGGGATTGCTTAGGCTATTTCGTGGCAAATCAGGGTGCGCGAAAATTTTTGGCGTGGCAACATGTGCTTCTGGGCGAACTAAAACATAATGCTGCGCTGGCACATCAATTGCTTGTAATTGCTCCCCCACTCCACGCGCAAACGCAGTCTGCCCGAAGATAAAAAAGGGAACATCTGCGCCCAACGTTACGCCAATGTCAATCAACTGTTGCTGATTCAATCCGCAGCCCCACAAATGATTCAATACCAGCAAAACCGTTGCCGCGTTGGAACTACCTCCGCCCAATCCGCCCCCCATCGGAATGCGTTTTTCAATCCAAATATCCGCACCTTTCAGGCTGCCTGAAAAGTGTTGCAATAATGTTGCAGCGCGAACCGTTAAATCTTGCTCGGTTGGTACGCCAACTGTGGGCGTGTGCAACACAATTTGCGTGTCGTTGCGCGGCTGAATTTTTAGCGTATCGTATAAATCAATCAGCGTGAAAATGCTTTCTAACGCGTGATAACCGTTGGGTAATTTACCGATAATGCGCAAATCTAAATTTAATTTTGCTGGGGATAAATAGATATTTTCAGGCTGCATGATAGATTAAGGGATAATAAAATTTCATAGTATCTTAAATTTATTTCGATACGCAAAATCAAGATAAAGTTTTTTATAAATTTCTATTTATAATGAAAAAAATAGGATAAAATATCCACTTTATCGATTAATATTCGTTGAAAAGTTAATATTTATACCAAGCTGCTGCCATCTTCCAAATATAAGGCAATATTTCTTTCAGGCTGCTTGTTAAGAGCAACATATTTTCTTTCACACAACACAAAGAGGTTTTATTCGTGAAAAAAACGGCTTTATTCGTTTCTTGCTTATTGGCATTGACTGCTTGTGGCGACAACACACAATCTTCAAACAATGCTGCACCTGCTGCAGACAAACCAGCTGCTTCTGCACCTGCTGCCACAGCTTCAACACCAACAGCTAACGCAGAAACCTTAATCGTAGGTACAGACGCAACCTTCCCACCATTTGATTTCAAAGACAACAATGGTCAAATCGTTGGTTTCGATATAGACATCTTGACTGCAATTGCCAAACAACAAGGTCTCTCAGTTACTTTCATTTCTGCGCCACGCTCTGATTTGTTCACCAACTTAAACGCAGATGCGTACCACATTTTGGCGGCGTGTTTGGGCATCAATCCAGACCGCTTGTCTAAATCAGAAATGTCAGACCCTTATATTTTCTCACCAAACGTGATTATGGGTAAAGAAGATGGTGCAAAAGCACAAGTTTTAACTGACTTAGTCGGCAAAAAAGTAGCCATTCAGGCTGGTTCATACAGCACAGAAGCTCTGAAGAAAGCACAAGTAACCGATGTTAAAGAAGAGAAAACAGCTTTTGCTGCTTACTCTGATTTATTGCGTGGCAACGTGGATTACATCGTAGGCGATGCGGGTGTATTGTCTTACCACCACGCAGAAAACAAAGAAGCAGGCAAACCTAAATTATATACTTCTATCTACGACAAAACTGAAGACGCTCGCGTAGGTTTTGCAGTGAAAAAAGGCAATGTTGAATTGCAGAAAAAACTGAACAATGGTTTGAAAGCCATTAAAGAAGACGGCACTTACGACAAAATCTATGCAAAATGGTTCGGCGATAACGATTCATTGCGCGTGAAACAATAAACCACTCAAGCCCCTGAATAAGGGGCTTTTCTATTTTCAGGCTGCATTTTATTAGAACGCAGCCTGAAAACCCGTTTTGCATTAAAATATCCCCTTTTCTCAAAAGCCCACAATGTCCTCCCCGTTCAATCCCCCACCACACAAATTTCTCCCCCTCTTGCTCGCCTTCGCCATTTTCATGCAACTGCTGGACGCAACCATTTTAAACACCGCGCTCACCAGCATGGCAAAAGACTTACACGAATCCCCTTTGCAAATGCAATCAGCAGTCGTGTCTTACTCGCTGACTTTAGCGTTACTCATGCCATTAAGCGGCTGGCTTTGCGACCGCTTCGGCATTCGTCAAGTTTTCTTTGCCGCCATGCTAATATTCGTAACAGGCTCAGCACTTTGCGCTGCTGCCCCCACCCTACCCTTATTGGTTGTCGCACGTGTGGTTCAAGGCATTGGCGGCGCAATGATGACCCCCATTCCGCGCCTCGTTATGGTTCGCGCTTACGACAAAAGCCAATTGATTAGCATGATGAATTATGTCGTGATGCCCGCCTTGGTTGGACCAATTATTGGTCCAATTATCGGCGGTTATTTGGTGGACTACGCTTCATGGCATTGGATTTTTTTGATTAACATTCCGTTTGGTTTGATTGCCGCCGCGTTCACATTAAAAATCATGCCCAATTTTCCGTTAGTTACAGAAAGAAAACCGTTTGATTTGCTGGGATTTTTGTTATTTGGCTGCAGCGTGGTGGGGCTAAGTTTGGCAGTAGAACTGGCGCAACATCCACAATCAGGTTGGTTAGCATTATCCACAGGGATTTTAGCGATTTTGGCGTTGGCTGGTTACGGCTGGCACGCGCATTTATCTGATAAACCCTTGTATGAAAAAGATTTGCTTGATGTGCGTACTTACCGACTGGGTTTAATGGGCAACCTAGTCAGCCGCT
This window contains:
- a CDS encoding transporter substrate-binding domain-containing protein; this encodes MKKTALFVSCLLALTACGDNTQSSNNAAPAADKPAASAPAATASTPTANAETLIVGTDATFPPFDFKDNNGQIVGFDIDILTAIAKQQGLSVTFISAPRSDLFTNLNADAYHILAACLGINPDRLSKSEMSDPYIFSPNVIMGKEDGAKAQVLTDLVGKKVAIQAGSYSTEALKKAQVTDVKEEKTAFAAYSDLLRGNVDYIVGDAGVLSYHHAENKEAGKPKLYTSIYDKTEDARVGFAVKKGNVELQKKLNNGLKAIKEDGTYDKIYAKWFGDNDSLRVKQ
- a CDS encoding DHA2 family efflux MFS transporter permease subunit, giving the protein MSSPFNPPPHKFLPLLLAFAIFMQLLDATILNTALTSMAKDLHESPLQMQSAVVSYSLTLALLMPLSGWLCDRFGIRQVFFAAMLIFVTGSALCAAAPTLPLLVVARVVQGIGGAMMTPIPRLVMVRAYDKSQLISMMNYVVMPALVGPIIGPIIGGYLVDYASWHWIFLINIPFGLIAAAFTLKIMPNFPLVTERKPFDLLGFLLFGCSVVGLSLAVELAQHPQSGWLALSTGILAILALAGYGWHAHLSDKPLYEKDLLDVRTYRLGLMGNLVSRLGMSSMPFLLPLLLQVGFGRSAAVAGWVLAPIAFASIIAKSLVKPIATKLGYRKMLMWNTCAGGLLIMSMALPTPSMPLWTLLPLLFLMGACNSVQFTGMNTITLADVRPRQAASGTSLMSVNQHLAVGFGTAIAAALVRWFNTQPEIVPTVHTAFRYTFVAMGGLTMLSSLIFARLHWRDGANLIQK